Proteins from a genomic interval of Pantoea deleyi:
- the fbaA gene encoding class II fructose-bisphosphate aldolase, which produces MSKIFDFVKPGVVTGDDVQKIFKVAKENKFALPAVNCVGTDSINAALEAAAKVKAPIIIQFSNGGAAFIAGKGFKTDKPQGAAIFGAIAGAHHVHLMAEQYGVPVILHTDHCAKKLLPWIDGLLDAGEEYFQKNGKPLFSSHMIDLSEESLEENIEISSKYLARMAKLDMTLEIELGCTGGEEDGVDNSHMDASALYTQPEDVNYAYEKLHAISPRFTIAASFGNVHGVYKPGNVKLTPTILRDSQKFVCEKHGLPHNALDFVFHGGSGSSAAEIEESISYGVIKMNIDTDTQWATWDGILQYYKKNEGYLQSQLGNPEGDDKPNKKYYDPRVWLRSAQSSMVVRLEQAFKELNAVDVL; this is translated from the coding sequence ATGTCTAAAATTTTTGATTTCGTAAAACCCGGCGTTGTCACTGGTGATGACGTACAGAAGATCTTCAAAGTTGCAAAAGAGAACAAATTCGCACTGCCAGCCGTCAACTGCGTCGGCACCGACTCCATCAATGCGGCGCTTGAAGCCGCAGCGAAAGTGAAAGCGCCAATCATCATCCAGTTCTCTAACGGTGGTGCGGCCTTTATCGCGGGTAAAGGCTTCAAAACTGACAAGCCACAGGGCGCGGCTATCTTCGGTGCTATCGCCGGTGCACACCATGTTCACCTGATGGCAGAGCAGTATGGCGTGCCGGTAATCCTGCACACCGACCACTGCGCCAAGAAACTGCTGCCGTGGATCGACGGTCTGCTGGACGCGGGTGAAGAGTACTTCCAGAAAAATGGTAAACCCCTCTTCTCATCTCACATGATCGACCTGTCAGAAGAGTCTCTGGAAGAGAACATCGAAATCAGCAGCAAGTACCTGGCGCGCATGGCCAAACTGGACATGACCCTGGAGATCGAACTGGGCTGCACCGGTGGTGAAGAAGATGGCGTGGATAACAGCCACATGGACGCGTCAGCGCTCTACACCCAGCCAGAAGATGTGAACTACGCGTACGAAAAACTGCATGCGATCAGCCCGCGCTTCACCATTGCGGCCTCCTTCGGCAACGTTCACGGCGTTTACAAGCCAGGCAACGTAAAACTGACCCCGACCATCCTGCGCGATTCACAGAAATTCGTGTGTGAAAAACATGGCCTGCCGCACAACGCGCTGGACTTCGTTTTCCACGGTGGTTCCGGTTCTTCAGCAGCAGAAATCGAAGAGTCTATCAGCTACGGCGTGATCAAGATGAACATCGATACCGACACCCAGTGGGCAACCTGGGACGGCATTCTGCAGTACTACAAAAAGAACGAAGGCTATCTGCAGTCGCAGCTGGGTAACCCGGAAGGCGACGACAAGCCAAACAAAAAATACTACGACCCGCGCGTCTGGCTGCGTTCTGCCCAGTCCTCAATGGTCGTGCGTCTGGAGCAGGCTTTCAAAGAGCTTAACGCTGTCGACGTTCTGTAA
- a CDS encoding LysR family transcriptional regulator ArgP, with the protein MKRPDYRTLQALDSVIRERGFERAAQKLCITQSAVSQRIKQLENLFGQPLLVRTVPPRPTEQGQKLLALLHQVELLEEEWLGDENSGTTPLLLSLAVNADSLATWLLPALKDVLADSPVRLNLQVEDETRTQERLRRGEVVGAVSIQPQPLPSCLVDQLGALDYLFVASRDFADRFFPNGVTRSALLKAPAVAFDHLDDMHQAFLQQNFDLSPGSVPCHIVNSSEAFVQMARQGSTCCMIPHLQIERELASGELIDLTPGLYQRRMLYWHRFAPESRLMRRVTDALIAHGHRVLRQDEVAA; encoded by the coding sequence ATGAAACGCCCGGATTATCGAACGCTTCAGGCGCTGGATTCAGTGATCCGCGAACGCGGGTTTGAGCGTGCCGCACAGAAACTGTGTATCACCCAGTCGGCGGTGTCACAGCGCATCAAGCAGCTGGAGAACCTGTTTGGTCAGCCGCTGCTGGTGCGTACCGTGCCGCCACGCCCCACCGAGCAGGGGCAGAAACTGCTGGCGTTACTGCACCAGGTGGAGCTGCTGGAAGAGGAGTGGCTGGGCGATGAGAACAGTGGCACCACGCCGCTGCTGCTGTCGCTGGCGGTCAACGCCGACAGTCTGGCGACCTGGCTGCTGCCTGCGCTGAAGGATGTGCTGGCAGATTCGCCGGTACGCCTGAACCTGCAGGTCGAAGATGAAACCCGCACGCAGGAGCGCCTGCGTCGCGGTGAAGTGGTGGGCGCGGTCAGTATCCAGCCGCAGCCTCTGCCCAGTTGCCTGGTCGATCAGCTTGGCGCGCTCGACTACCTGTTCGTGGCGTCACGCGACTTCGCCGATCGTTTCTTCCCCAACGGTGTCACCCGCTCTGCCCTGCTGAAGGCGCCTGCGGTGGCGTTTGACCACCTTGACGATATGCATCAGGCCTTTCTGCAGCAGAACTTTGACCTGTCACCCGGCAGCGTGCCCTGCCACATCGTGAACTCCTCGGAGGCCTTTGTGCAGATGGCGCGACAGGGTTCGACCTGCTGTATGATCCCGCATCTGCAGATTGAGCGTGAACTGGCGAGCGGAGAGTTAATCGATCTGACGCCAGGCCTCTATCAGCGCCGGATGCTCTACTGGCACCGGTTTGCGCCTGAAAGCCGGTTGATGCGTCGGGTGACCGATGCGCTGATTGCGCATGGACATCGGGTGCTGCGGCAGGATGAGGTCGCCGCCTGA
- the mscS gene encoding small-conductance mechanosensitive channel MscS, which produces MEELHVVDGINNAGNWLIRNQALILSYAVNIVAAIAILIVGMIIARIISNTVNRLLRARHIDATVADFLSALVRYGVIAFTLIAALGRIGVQTASVIAVLGAAGLAVGLALQGSLSNLAAGVLLVTFRPFRTGEFVDLGGVMGTVLQVQIFSTTLRTADGKIVVVPNGKIISGNIVNFSREPVRRNEFIIGVAYDADVDEVIALLQQVVEADSRVLKDKGIQIGLNELAASSLNFVVRCWSNSGDLQNVYWDLMKNFKRALDEKGIGIPYPQMDVHLHTNRQPEAASAGAQPQ; this is translated from the coding sequence ATGGAAGAGTTACACGTCGTCGACGGCATCAATAACGCGGGCAACTGGCTGATACGGAATCAGGCGCTGATCCTCAGCTACGCCGTCAATATCGTTGCGGCCATCGCCATTCTTATCGTCGGGATGATCATCGCCCGTATTATCTCTAACACCGTCAATCGCCTGCTGCGCGCCCGTCACATCGACGCGACGGTCGCGGATTTCCTCTCTGCACTGGTGCGCTACGGCGTGATCGCCTTTACGCTGATCGCCGCGCTGGGACGCATTGGCGTCCAGACCGCCTCGGTGATCGCCGTGCTGGGTGCCGCTGGTCTGGCCGTGGGTCTGGCGCTGCAGGGATCGCTCTCAAACCTGGCGGCCGGTGTGCTGCTGGTGACCTTCCGTCCGTTCCGGACCGGCGAGTTTGTCGATCTGGGTGGCGTCATGGGCACCGTCCTGCAGGTGCAGATCTTCTCCACCACGCTGCGTACCGCAGATGGCAAAATCGTGGTGGTGCCTAACGGCAAGATCATCAGTGGCAACATCGTCAACTTCTCGCGCGAACCGGTTCGCCGCAATGAATTTATCATTGGCGTCGCCTATGATGCGGACGTGGATGAAGTAATCGCCTTACTGCAGCAGGTTGTCGAAGCCGATAGCCGCGTACTGAAAGATAAAGGTATCCAGATCGGCCTGAACGAGCTGGCCGCTTCCTCCCTGAACTTCGTGGTGCGCTGCTGGAGCAACAGCGGAGACCTGCAGAATGTCTACTGGGACCTGATGAAGAACTTCAAGCGGGCGCTGGATGAGAAAGGCATCGGCATTCCTTATCCGCAGATGGATGTGCATCTGCACACCAACCGTCAGCCGGAGGCTGCTTCGGCCGGGGCACAGCCGCAGTAA
- the argO gene encoding arginine exporter ArgO — protein sequence MLSLYFQGLALGAALILPLGPQNAFVMNQGVKRQYHLMTAALCSLSDILLICGGIFGGSALLNQSPLLLMAITWAGVAFLLWYGWGALRSAFRGDADLAEGEPLKPGRGRIIATLLAVTWLNPHVYLDTFVVLGSLGGQLPTATARQWFALGTISASVLWFFGLALLAAWLSPRLRTVKAQRIINLLVGAVMWFIALQLARQGIAGF from the coding sequence GTGTTATCTCTCTATTTTCAGGGGCTTGCCCTGGGTGCTGCGCTGATCCTGCCGCTGGGTCCGCAGAACGCGTTTGTGATGAACCAGGGCGTGAAGCGCCAGTATCATCTGATGACGGCGGCGCTCTGCTCGCTGAGCGATATCCTGCTGATCTGCGGCGGTATCTTTGGCGGCAGCGCACTGCTGAACCAGTCGCCGCTGCTGCTGATGGCGATCACCTGGGCGGGCGTCGCCTTTCTGCTGTGGTATGGCTGGGGCGCGCTGCGCAGTGCTTTTCGCGGCGACGCCGATCTGGCGGAGGGTGAGCCGTTAAAGCCGGGCCGCGGGCGGATTATCGCGACGCTGCTGGCGGTCACCTGGCTCAATCCGCACGTCTACCTGGATACTTTCGTGGTGCTGGGCAGCCTGGGCGGTCAGCTGCCGACCGCCACGGCGCGTCAGTGGTTCGCGCTGGGAACCATCAGCGCATCGGTTCTGTGGTTCTTCGGTCTGGCGCTGCTGGCGGCGTGGCTCTCTCCACGACTGCGCACGGTGAAAGCACAGCGCATCATTAATCTGCTGGTCGGCGCGGTCATGTGGTTTATTGCGCTGCAGCTGGCCCGTCAGGGCATCGCCGGTTTTTGA
- the serA gene encoding phosphoglycerate dehydrogenase, whose translation MAKVSLEKDKIKFLLVEGVHQSALDNLRAAGYTNIEFHKGALDSDALKASIRDAHFIGIRSRSQLTEEIFAAAEKLVAVGCFCIGTNQVDLDAAASRGIPVFNAPFSNTRSVAELVIGEMLLMLRGIPEANAKAHRGIWNKNAKGSFEARGKKLGIIGYGHIGMQLGVLAESLGMHVFFYDIENKLPLGNATQVRHLADLLNMSDVVSLHVPETLSTQDMIGAEQLAQMKPGALLINASRGTVVDIPALCDALASKQVGGAAIDVFPVEPATNSDPFISPLSEFDNVILTPHIGGSTEEAQENIGIEVAGKLAKYSDNGSTLSAVNFPEVSLPIHGISASRLLHIHENRPGVLTAINQIFAEQGINIAAQYLQTSPFMGYVVIDIDAEPEVADKALQLMKAIPGTIRARLLY comes from the coding sequence ATGGCAAAGGTATCACTGGAAAAAGATAAGATTAAGTTCCTGCTGGTGGAAGGTGTCCATCAGAGTGCGCTGGATAACCTGCGGGCAGCAGGCTACACCAACATCGAATTCCACAAGGGCGCACTGGACTCCGACGCATTAAAAGCATCGATCCGCGATGCGCATTTCATTGGTATCCGTTCCCGCTCCCAGCTTACTGAAGAGATTTTTGCCGCAGCTGAAAAGCTGGTCGCCGTAGGGTGTTTCTGTATTGGTACCAACCAGGTAGATCTGGACGCTGCGGCCAGCCGCGGGATCCCGGTATTCAACGCGCCGTTCTCCAATACCCGCTCGGTAGCGGAACTGGTGATTGGTGAAATGCTGCTGATGCTGCGCGGCATCCCGGAAGCGAACGCGAAAGCTCACCGTGGCATCTGGAACAAGAATGCCAAAGGGTCGTTTGAAGCACGCGGTAAGAAGCTGGGTATCATCGGTTACGGTCACATCGGTATGCAGCTCGGCGTGCTGGCGGAAAGCCTGGGGATGCACGTCTTCTTCTACGACATTGAAAACAAGCTGCCGCTGGGTAACGCCACCCAGGTTCGTCATCTGGCCGATCTGCTTAACATGAGCGATGTTGTCAGCCTGCACGTACCGGAAACGCTCTCCACGCAGGATATGATTGGTGCAGAGCAGCTGGCACAGATGAAGCCAGGTGCACTGCTGATTAACGCCTCACGCGGTACAGTGGTCGATATCCCGGCGCTGTGCGACGCGCTGGCCAGCAAGCAGGTAGGTGGCGCAGCCATCGACGTCTTCCCGGTCGAGCCGGCGACTAACAGCGATCCTTTCATCTCTCCGCTGAGCGAGTTCGATAACGTGATCCTGACCCCGCACATTGGCGGCTCGACGGAAGAAGCGCAGGAGAACATCGGGATTGAAGTGGCGGGCAAGCTGGCGAAATACTCCGACAACGGCTCAACCCTGTCGGCGGTAAATTTCCCGGAGGTGTCGCTGCCGATCCACGGTATCAGCGCCAGTCGTCTGCTGCACATCCACGAGAACCGTCCGGGCGTGCTGACGGCCATCAACCAGATTTTTGCGGAGCAGGGCATCAACATTGCCGCGCAGTATCTGCAGACGTCGCCATTTATGGGGTATGTGGTGATCGACATCGATGCGGAGCCGGAAGTGGCGGACAAAGCCCTGCAGCTGATGAAGGCCATTCCGGGCACCATCCGCGCCCGCCTGCTTTACTAA
- the rpiA gene encoding ribose-5-phosphate isomerase RpiA: MTQDELKKAVGWAALEYVQPGTIVGVGTGSTASHFIDALATVRHQIDGAVSSSDASTQKLKSLGIQVFDLNEVDQLSVYVDGADEINPQMQMIKGGGAALTREKIVAAVAQTFICIADASKEVDILGRFPLPVEVIPMARSYVARELVKMGGLPEYRQNVVTDNGNIILDVHNLRILDPVELEKTINALPGVVTVGLFAARGADIALIGGPDGVKTIKR, translated from the coding sequence ATGACCCAGGATGAACTGAAAAAAGCCGTTGGCTGGGCTGCACTTGAGTACGTGCAGCCAGGCACCATTGTTGGCGTAGGCACCGGATCGACCGCGTCCCACTTTATCGATGCGCTTGCCACGGTCAGACATCAGATCGACGGCGCCGTCTCCAGCTCCGATGCCTCAACCCAGAAGCTGAAAAGCCTGGGCATTCAGGTGTTTGATCTGAACGAGGTTGACCAGCTTTCGGTCTATGTTGATGGCGCGGATGAGATCAACCCACAGATGCAGATGATCAAAGGCGGCGGGGCGGCTCTGACGCGGGAGAAAATCGTGGCCGCGGTGGCGCAGACCTTTATCTGCATCGCAGACGCCTCTAAAGAGGTGGATATCCTGGGCCGTTTTCCGCTGCCGGTTGAGGTCATCCCGATGGCGCGCAGCTATGTGGCGCGTGAGCTGGTGAAAATGGGCGGCCTGCCGGAGTATCGTCAGAACGTGGTCACCGACAACGGCAACATTATTCTCGACGTGCATAATCTGCGCATTCTCGACCCGGTCGAACTGGAAAAAACCATCAATGCGCTGCCGGGTGTAGTGACCGTCGGCCTTTTTGCCGCGCGCGGTGCCGATATTGCGCTGATTGGCGGACCGGATGGGGTGAAAACCATCAAAAGATGA
- the tkt gene encoding transketolase, giving the protein MPSRKELANAIRALSMDAVQKAKSGHPGAPMGMADIAEVLWRGYLNHNPTNPLWADRDRFVLSNGHGSMLIYSLLHLTGYDLPMSELENFRQLHSKTPGHPEYGYTVGVETTTGPLGQGIANAVGFAIAERTLAAQFNRPGHDIVDHNTYVFMGDGCMMEGISHEVCSLAGTLKLGKLVAFYDDNGISIDGHIDGWFTDDTAKRFEAYGWHVIRGIDGHDAGAIAKAIDEAKSVSDKPSLLMCKTVIGFGSPNKAGTHDSHGAPLGDDEVALTRKQLGWNHAPFEIPSDIYAEWDAKEAGQAKESAWNEKFAAYAQAHPELAAEFKRRVSNELPANWQEESQKFVEQLQANPAKIASRKASQNAIEAFGKILPEYLGGSADLAPSNLTIWSGSKPINEDAAGNYIHYGVREFGMTAIANGLALHGGFLPYTATFLMFVEYARNAARMAALMKIRQIMVYTHDSIGLGEDGPTHQPVEQMASLRTTPNMSLWRPCDQVESAVAWKYAIERKDGPTALIFSRQNLAQQERDAAQLANVARGGYVLKTCEGTPELILIATGSEVELAVGAWDKLTSEGRKVRVVSMPSTDAFDKQSEEYRESVLPKAVSARVAIEAGIADYWFKYTGLNGAIVGMTSFGESAPADQLFELFGFTVDNVVAKAKALLA; this is encoded by the coding sequence ATGCCCTCTCGTAAAGAGCTTGCCAACGCCATTCGCGCGTTAAGTATGGATGCAGTACAGAAAGCAAAATCGGGACATCCGGGTGCCCCAATGGGTATGGCGGACATCGCTGAAGTCCTCTGGCGTGGCTATCTGAACCACAACCCAACGAACCCACTGTGGGCTGACCGCGACCGTTTCGTGCTCTCTAACGGTCACGGATCAATGCTGATCTATAGCCTGCTGCACCTGACCGGCTACGATCTGCCGATGAGCGAGCTGGAGAACTTCCGCCAGCTGCACTCAAAAACTCCAGGTCACCCGGAATATGGCTATACCGTGGGGGTAGAAACCACCACCGGTCCGCTGGGGCAGGGCATTGCAAACGCCGTCGGCTTCGCGATTGCGGAGCGCACGCTGGCAGCCCAGTTCAACCGTCCGGGTCATGATATCGTAGACCACAACACCTATGTCTTCATGGGTGACGGCTGCATGATGGAAGGTATCTCTCACGAAGTCTGCTCACTGGCGGGAACGCTGAAGCTGGGCAAGCTGGTGGCCTTCTATGATGACAACGGCATCTCTATCGACGGTCACATTGATGGCTGGTTCACCGACGACACCGCGAAGCGCTTCGAAGCGTATGGCTGGCATGTGATCCGCGGCATCGATGGTCACGATGCCGGGGCGATTGCTAAGGCGATCGACGAAGCGAAAAGCGTCAGTGACAAACCTTCACTGCTGATGTGCAAAACCGTGATCGGCTTCGGCTCACCGAACAAAGCGGGCACCCACGATTCACACGGCGCACCGCTGGGTGATGACGAAGTGGCACTGACCCGCAAACAGCTGGGCTGGAACCACGCACCGTTCGAGATCCCTTCTGACATCTACGCAGAGTGGGACGCGAAAGAAGCGGGCCAGGCGAAAGAGTCTGCCTGGAATGAGAAATTCGCTGCCTATGCGCAGGCGCATCCGGAGCTGGCGGCTGAGTTCAAACGTCGCGTCAGCAACGAACTGCCGGCGAACTGGCAGGAAGAGTCACAGAAATTTGTTGAGCAGCTGCAGGCTAACCCGGCGAAGATCGCCAGCCGTAAAGCCTCTCAGAACGCCATCGAAGCCTTTGGTAAAATTCTGCCAGAGTACCTGGGTGGCTCAGCCGATCTGGCACCAAGCAACCTGACCATCTGGTCCGGCTCTAAGCCGATCAATGAAGATGCGGCCGGTAACTACATCCATTACGGCGTGCGCGAGTTCGGTATGACCGCCATCGCCAATGGCCTGGCGCTGCACGGCGGCTTCCTGCCTTACACCGCAACCTTCCTGATGTTTGTGGAGTATGCGCGTAACGCCGCGCGTATGGCGGCCCTGATGAAGATCCGTCAGATCATGGTCTACACCCATGACTCTATCGGTCTGGGCGAAGATGGCCCGACGCACCAGCCGGTTGAGCAGATGGCGAGCCTGCGCACCACGCCAAACATGAGCCTGTGGCGTCCATGCGACCAGGTAGAATCTGCCGTGGCGTGGAAATATGCCATTGAGCGTAAAGATGGCCCGACGGCGCTGATCTTCTCCCGTCAGAACCTGGCGCAGCAGGAACGTGATGCGGCACAGCTGGCTAACGTCGCGCGCGGCGGTTACGTGCTGAAAACGTGCGAAGGTACGCCGGAGCTGATCCTGATCGCCACCGGTTCCGAAGTGGAACTGGCGGTAGGCGCCTGGGACAAACTGACCAGCGAAGGCCGCAAAGTGCGCGTGGTCTCCATGCCATCGACCGATGCTTTCGACAAGCAGAGCGAGGAGTACCGTGAATCTGTGCTGCCGAAAGCGGTCAGCGCACGCGTCGCTATCGAAGCGGGTATCGCAGATTACTGGTTCAAATACACCGGCCTGAACGGCGCGATCGTAGGCATGACCAGCTTCGGTGAATCGGCTCCTGCGGATCAGCTGTTTGAACTGTTTGGCTTTACCGTCGACAACGTGGTCGCGAAAGCGAAGGCGCTGCTGGCGTAA
- the epd gene encoding erythrose-4-phosphate dehydrogenase, with the protein MTVRVAINGFGRIGRNVLRALYETGRRAEITVVAINELAEATGMAHLLKYDTSHGRFAFDVRQERDVLCVGGDTLRILHRAAIADLPWRELDVDVVLDCTGVYGSRADGEAHLQAGAKKVLFSHPGGHDLDATVVYGVNQQDLTASDRIVSNASCTTNCIIPVIKLLDDAFGIESGTVTTIHSAMHDQQVIDAYHSDLRRTRAASQSIIPVDTRLAAGITRIFPKFNDRFEAIAVRVPTINVTAIDLSVSVRQAVKACEVNTLLQSAAEGAFRGIVDYTELPLVSVDFNHDPHSAIVDGTQTRVSGQHLIKTLVWCDNEWGFANRMLDTTLAMAASGFR; encoded by the coding sequence ATGACGGTACGGGTAGCGATAAATGGTTTTGGCCGGATTGGACGCAACGTCCTGCGCGCGCTCTATGAAACGGGCCGGCGGGCGGAAATCACCGTGGTCGCCATCAACGAGCTGGCAGAGGCCACCGGTATGGCGCACCTGCTGAAGTATGATACCAGCCACGGCCGTTTTGCTTTCGATGTGCGCCAGGAGCGCGATGTGCTCTGTGTCGGGGGCGATACCCTGCGCATTCTGCACCGCGCCGCCATTGCCGATCTTCCCTGGCGCGAACTGGATGTGGATGTAGTGCTGGACTGCACGGGCGTCTACGGCTCGCGCGCCGATGGCGAAGCGCATCTGCAGGCGGGCGCGAAGAAGGTGCTCTTCTCGCATCCCGGTGGCCATGACCTCGACGCCACCGTTGTGTATGGCGTGAATCAGCAGGATCTGACGGCCAGCGACCGCATCGTCTCCAACGCCTCCTGTACCACCAACTGCATTATTCCGGTGATCAAACTGCTGGATGACGCCTTTGGCATCGAGTCCGGCACCGTCACCACGATCCACTCCGCGATGCACGATCAGCAGGTGATCGACGCTTATCACAGCGATCTGCGTCGTACCCGCGCCGCCAGTCAGTCGATCATTCCGGTCGATACGCGCCTTGCGGCCGGGATCACCCGCATTTTTCCGAAATTCAACGATCGCTTTGAGGCGATTGCCGTACGCGTGCCGACCATTAACGTAACGGCTATCGATCTCAGCGTTTCTGTCCGCCAGGCCGTGAAGGCGTGCGAGGTGAACACCCTGCTGCAAAGCGCAGCAGAGGGGGCATTTCGTGGTATAGTTGACTATACGGAATTACCGTTAGTCTCAGTCGATTTTAACCATGATCCGCACAGTGCCATTGTGGATGGAACACAAACGCGGGTCAGTGGTCAACACCTTATCAAGACCCTGGTCTGGTGTGACAACGAATGGGGCTTCGCTAACCGGATGCTCGACACAACGTTAGCGATGGCCGCAAGTGGTTTCAGGTAA
- a CDS encoding oxidative stress defense protein: MKLKALALAAIMSAGALPGVQADELPNGPHVVTSGKATVDARPDIATLSIVVNVSSKDAADAKKQADSRVAQYFDFLQKNGIEKKDIDAANLSTQPEYDYTKEGKSVLKGYRAVRQVQVTLRQLDKLNDLLDGALKSGLNEVRSVELGVANPESYKEQARKAAIQNATRQASQLAEGFNAKLGPIYSIRYQVANYQPMPMNRMYKAAAAPETSAQETYDQQSINFDDQVDVVFEIKPNAAQ; this comes from the coding sequence ATGAAACTGAAAGCATTGGCTCTGGCCGCAATCATGAGCGCCGGGGCACTGCCTGGCGTACAGGCTGATGAGTTACCAAACGGGCCCCACGTGGTGACCTCAGGCAAGGCAACAGTCGATGCCCGTCCCGATATCGCCACGCTCTCTATCGTGGTGAACGTCTCATCCAAAGACGCCGCGGATGCGAAAAAGCAGGCGGACAGCCGGGTTGCACAATATTTCGATTTTCTTCAGAAAAACGGCATTGAGAAGAAAGATATCGATGCCGCTAACCTGAGCACCCAGCCTGAGTATGACTACACCAAAGAGGGAAAATCGGTGCTGAAAGGCTACCGTGCCGTCCGTCAGGTGCAGGTCACGCTGCGTCAGCTGGATAAGCTGAACGATCTGCTGGATGGGGCGCTGAAGTCCGGTCTGAACGAGGTTCGCAGCGTCGAGTTAGGCGTGGCTAACCCGGAGAGCTATAAAGAGCAGGCGCGTAAAGCGGCGATTCAGAATGCGACCCGGCAGGCCTCTCAGCTGGCGGAAGGATTCAACGCGAAGCTGGGCCCGATCTACAGCATCCGCTATCAGGTGGCTAACTATCAGCCTATGCCGATGAACCGTATGTATAAAGCAGCGGCGGCGCCAGAGACCTCTGCGCAGGAGACCTACGATCAGCAGAGCATCAACTTTGACGACCAGGTCGATGTGGTGTTTGAGATCAAGCCCAACGCGGCACAATAA
- the pgk gene encoding phosphoglycerate kinase, which translates to MSVIKMTDLDLAGKRVLIRADLNVPVKEGKVTSDARIRASLPTIEAALKQGAKVMVTSHLGRPTEGEYNEEFSLLPVVNYLKEKLNGTTVTLAKDYLDGVEVGAGELVVLENVRFNKGEKKDDEALSKKYAALCDVFVMDAFGTAHRAQASTHGVGKFAPVACAGPLLSAELEALGKVMSNPERPLVAVVGGSKVSTKFDVLQSLVKIADTVIVGGGIANTFVAIDNKVGKSLYEPDFVEAAKGLRDQYGIPVPVDSRVGTEFSETAPSTVKKVSEVADNEEIMDFGDETAQAMAAILKDAKTILWNGPVGVFEFPNFRKGTEIVANAIADSDAFSVAGGGDTLAAIDLFGIEDKISYISTGGGAFLEFVEGKKLPAVAMLEERAKQ; encoded by the coding sequence ATGTCTGTAATTAAGATGACCGATCTGGATCTGGCTGGTAAACGCGTGCTGATCCGTGCCGATCTGAACGTACCTGTTAAAGAAGGTAAAGTGACGTCTGATGCACGTATCCGTGCTTCTCTGCCAACCATTGAAGCGGCGTTGAAACAGGGCGCGAAAGTAATGGTTACCTCTCACCTGGGTCGTCCGACCGAAGGTGAATACAACGAAGAGTTCTCACTGCTGCCGGTAGTTAACTACCTGAAAGAGAAGCTGAACGGCACCACCGTGACGCTGGCTAAAGATTACCTCGATGGCGTTGAAGTGGGCGCTGGCGAGCTGGTGGTTCTGGAAAACGTTCGCTTCAACAAAGGCGAGAAGAAAGACGACGAAGCGCTGTCTAAAAAATATGCTGCCCTGTGTGACGTGTTTGTGATGGATGCCTTTGGTACCGCGCACCGCGCACAAGCCTCTACCCACGGCGTCGGCAAATTTGCCCCTGTCGCCTGTGCAGGCCCGCTGCTCTCTGCTGAGCTGGAAGCGCTGGGTAAAGTGATGAGCAATCCTGAGCGTCCGCTGGTTGCGGTCGTCGGTGGCTCTAAAGTCTCTACAAAATTTGACGTGCTGCAGTCGCTGGTGAAAATCGCGGACACCGTGATCGTCGGTGGCGGCATCGCTAACACCTTCGTGGCTATCGACAACAAGGTCGGTAAATCACTCTATGAACCCGACTTCGTTGAAGCGGCTAAAGGCCTGCGCGACCAGTATGGTATCCCGGTTCCGGTTGACTCACGCGTTGGCACGGAATTCTCTGAAACTGCCCCTTCAACCGTGAAAAAAGTTTCGGAAGTGGCGGATAACGAAGAGATTATGGACTTCGGTGATGAAACCGCACAGGCCATGGCAGCCATCCTGAAGGATGCCAAAACCATCCTGTGGAACGGCCCGGTAGGCGTGTTTGAGTTCCCTAATTTCCGTAAAGGCACCGAGATCGTGGCTAACGCCATTGCAGACAGCGACGCGTTCTCTGTGGCAGGCGGCGGCGATACCTTAGCGGCTATCGATCTGTTCGGCATCGAAGACAAAATTTCCTACATCTCGACCGGCGGCGGCGCATTCCTGGAGTTCGTGGAAGGCAAAAAACTGCCAGCCGTTGCCATGCTGGAAGAGCGTGCGAAGCAGTAA